Proteins encoded by one window of Salvia splendens isolate huo1 chromosome 5, SspV2, whole genome shotgun sequence:
- the LOC121803081 gene encoding solanesyl diphosphate synthase 1, chloroplastic-like, translated as MMSVTCSNLEFGRTRLDFAACGCSSSNVSTNRVAAKYFGKGLLNNRCRVLSTKTPEAFLNGVVAGPPPPVLDLAEEEKGLPSMSDMFEVVSEDLLTLNKNLQSIVGSENPVLMSAAEQIFEAGGKRMRPALVFLVSRATAEIAGLKDLTKEHRRLAEIIEMIHTASLIHDDVIDESDMRRGKETVHQLYGTRVAVLAGDFMFAQSSWYLANLENLEVIKLISQVIKDFASGEIKQASSLFDCDVHLDEYLIKSYYKTASLIAASTKGSSIFSGVDSAISEKMYQYGKNLGLSFQVVDDVLDFTQSAEQLGKPAGSDLAKGNLTAPVIFALEKETKLRDIIDSEFCETGSLEEAIEIVKNSGGIDRARELAREMADRAVENLHCLPPSPFRLSLEQLVNYNLERIK; from the exons ATGATGTCAGTGACATGTAGCAATCTCGAGTTTGGTAGAACAAGGTTGGATTTTGCGGCGTGTGGGTGCTCTTCTTCCAATGTCTCCACCAATCGTGTAGCTGCAAAATATTTTGGAAAGGGGCTGCTGAATAATCGCTGCCGTGTGTTGTCGACCAAGACTCCAGAAGCTTTTCTCAATG GGGTTGTTGCTGGTCCTCCTCCTCCAGTTTTGGATTTGGCTGAGGAGGAAAAGGGCCTTCCTTCGATGTCGGATATGTTCGAGGTGGTTTCTGAAGATTTACTAACATTGAACAAGAATCTGCAGTCT ATTGTTGGTTCAGAAAACCCTGTTCTGATGTCTGCTGCTGAGCAAATCTTCGAGGCTGGTGGGAAAAGGATGCGGCCGGCTTTAGTTTTTCTAGTCTCACGAGCTACTGCAGAAATTGCTGGTTTGAA GGATCTTACCAAAGAACATAGAAGGTTGGCCGAGATCATCGAGATGATCCATACTGCAAGCCTGATTCATGACGATGTAATAGATGAAAGCGACATGAGGAGAG GAAAGGAAACCGTCCATCAATTATACGGCACAAGAGTGGCTGTTCTTGCTGGGGATTTCATGTTTGCCCAATCATCGTGGTACTTGGCAAATCTCGAGAATCTTGAAGTTATCAAGCTTATAAGCCAG GTGATTAAAGATTTTGCGAGTGGTGAAATTAAGCAGGCATCGAGTTTGTTTGACTGCGATGTTCACCTTGACGAGTATCTAATCAAGAGCTACTACAAAACAGCCTCCTTGATTGCTGCTAGCACCAAGGGATCCTCCATTTTCAGTGGGGTCGACAGTGCCATCAGCGAGAAGATGTATCAGTACGGTAAGAATTTGGGCCTCTCGTTCCAAGTTGTTGATGACGTGTTGGATTTCACTCAGTCAGCGGAGCAGCTGGGGAAACCGGCTGGGAGCGACCTAGCAAAGGGAAACCTAACTGCTCCGGTCATATTTGCACTTGAGAAAGAGACGAAGCTCAGAGACATCATTGACTCTGAATTCTGTGAGACGGGGTCTCTTGAGGAGGCTATTGAGATTGTCAAGAACAGCGGGGGGATTGACAGGGCTCGGGAGCTGGCAAGAGAGATGGCTGATCGAGCTGTTGAGAATCTCCACTGCCTGCCCCCGAGTCCCTTTAGGCTGTCGCTGGAACAGCTGGTGAACTATAATTTGGAACGGATAAAATGA
- the LOC121804991 gene encoding fatty-acid-binding protein 3, chloroplastic-like, translating into MASTVAALSAIVPYSSLSTANSKSSDLNPKLCSLPLNCSNQSFSAFPSRLCITKNARLRPRFSPIVYSSSPVVSSEYLEEPQTKVKYQTSLSLPGCSSSLSLLGTGYREKVFAIIGVKVYAAGLYANPSIFSKLDAWKGRSPAELQKDSSLFDAIYQAPLEKSLHIILVRDLDGKTFWDALDEALSPRIKSPTPVDETALSTFRGIFQGRPLQKGTSIFLTWLDTAKMLVFVTPEGIPSSVDATIESSNVTSALFDVFLGGNSVSPSLKASACIGLAAALK; encoded by the exons ATGGCTTCAACAGTTGCAGCCTTATCCGCAATTGTTCCGTATTCATCTCTCTCTACTGCCAATTCCAAATCCTCGGATCTAAACCCCAAATTATGCTCTCTTCCGCTCAATTGCAGCAACCAATCCTTCTCTGCATTTCCTTCTCGCCTCTGCATCACCAAAAATGCTCGACTCCGCCCCCGCTTTTCACCAATTGTCTATTCCTCTTCTCCAG TTGTTAGCTCAGAGTATTTGGAAGAACCTCAGACCAAGGTCAAATATCAAACTTCACTGAGCCTTCCTGGTTGTTCTTCCTCACTCTCATTACTTGGAACTG GATACAGGGAAAAAGTGTTCGCTATTATTGGGGTGAAAGTGTATGCTGCAGGATTATATGCAAACCCATCCATCTTCAGTAAGTTAGATGCTTGGAAAGGACGTTCGCCTGCCGAGTTACAAAAGGATTCGTCATTATTTGATGCAATTTATCAGG CTCCTCTCGAGAAATCACTGCATATTATCTTAGTAAGAGATCTAGATGGTAAGACGTTTTGGGATGCCTTGGATGAAGCCCTTTCTCCAAGAATTAAATCACCGACTCCAGTAGATGAAACTGCACTTTCTACATTCCGAGGCATCTTTCAAGGCCGTCCTCTTCAGAAAGGAACTTCCATATTTTTGACTTGGTTGGACACGGCAAAAATGCTT GTTTTCGTAACACCTGAAGGAATTCCTTCTTCTGTTGATGCTACCATTGAGTCATCAAATGTTACATCTGCTCTCTTTGATGTGTTTCTTGGAGGTAATTCAGTTTCCCCGTCGTTGAAAGCTTCAGCTTGTATTGGATTGGCTGCAGCTCTCAAGTAA
- the LOC121804990 gene encoding receptor-like serine/threonine-protein kinase At1g78530 isoform X1, with translation MSTNYLAITYHTYFSTQQSTKSHYFQKSYLQFHSFVADAITKNQMGSNIALYIAISVVFFAISKIVMAVLCYRRWKRRQMHNQDSFRGGKLVLFRSPGIKPDVFLKKTMKLSNKDIIGSGGFGTVYKLIIDDCIPFAVKRLNRLGDAADQDRGFQRELAAMGDIKHRNVVTLHGYYTAPHYHLLIYDLMPNGSLDGLLHGNFSGKSLNKMLLDWCTRYKIAVGAARGIAYLHHDCIPHIIHRDIKSSNILLDHNLEARVSDFGLATLMEPDKTHVSTLVAGTFGYLAPEYFDTGKATAKGDVYSFGVVLLELLTGKKPTDETFIEEGTKLVTWVKSVVQDKREEYVIDSSLVDFPVEEANNVFSIALMCLEAEPTNRPTMAEVVKMLEQIKPEDIK, from the exons ATGTCAACAAATTATTTAGCCATCACATACCATACCTATTTCtcaactcaacaatcaacaaaaagCCACTATTTTCAAAAATCTTATCTTCAATTTCATAGTTTTGTTGCAGACGCCATCACCAAAAATCAGATGGGAAGTAACATTGCATTATACATCGCCATTTCTGTCGTTTTCTTCGCCATCTCGAAGATCGTCATGGCAGTCCTGTGCTACCGCCGCTGGAAACGAAGGCAAATGCACAATCAAGATAGTTTCCGAG GAGGGAAACTAGTGCTGTTCAGATCTCCCGGGATTAAACCGGATGTGTTTCTGAAGAAGACGATGAAGCTCAGCAACAAGGATATCATTGGATCAGGTGGCTTTGGGACGGTCTACAAGCTCATCATCGATGACTGCATACCTTTTGCTGTTAAGAGACTTAACAGACTAGGTGACGCAGCAGATCAAGATCGCGGCTTTCAGAGAGAGCTGGCGGCCATGGGAGACATCAAGCATCGGAATGTAGTTACCCTTCATGGTTACTACACTGCTCCTCACTATCATCTTCTCATCTACGACCTCATGCCTAATGGCAGTTTGGACGGACTGCTTCACG GAAATTTTTCAGGAAAGTCGCTAAACAAGATGCTTCTTGATTGGTGTACGAGATACAAAATAGCAGTTGGAGCAGCGAGAGGGATAGCTTACCTCCACCACGATTGCATTCCTCACATCATACACCGGGATATCAAGTCAAGCAACATATTGCTGGATCATAACTTGGAGGCCCGCGTCTCTGATTTCGGACTAGCTACCCTGATGGAGCCGGACAAAACTCATGTTTCGACTTTGGTAGCAGGGACTTTCGGATACCTGGCTCCTG AATATTTCGATACGGGAAAAGCCACAGCAAAAGGAGATGTCTACAGTTTTGGAGTTGTATTGCTGGAGCTTCTAACAGGGAAAAAACCAACAGATGAGACATTCATTGAGGAGGGAACTAAGCTGGTCACCTGG GTAAAGTCAGTAGTGCAAGATAAGAGAGAAGAATATGTAATCGACAGCAGTTTGGTTGATTTTCCGGTTGAAGAAGCTAATAATGTATTTAGTATAGCACTGATGTGTCTCGAGGCAGAGCCAACCAACAGGCCTACTATGGCAGAAGTTGTGAAGATGCTAGAGCAGATAAAACCAGAAGATATCAAATAA
- the LOC121804990 gene encoding receptor-like serine/threonine-protein kinase At1g78530 isoform X3 — translation MSTNYLAITYHTYFSTQQSTKSHYFQKSYLQFHSFVADAITKNQMGSNIALYIAISVVFFAISKIVMAVLCYRRWKRRQMHNQDSFRGGKLVLFRSPGIKPDVFLKKTMKLSNKDIIGSGGFGTVYKLIIDDCIPFAVKRLNRLGDAADQDRGFQRELAAMGDIKHRNVVTLHGYYTAPHYHLLIYDLMPNGSLDGLLHAVGAARGIAYLHHDCIPHIIHRDIKSSNILLDHNLEARVSDFGLATLMEPDKTHVSTLVAGTFGYLAPEYFDTGKATAKGDVYSFGVVLLELLTGKKPTDETFIEEGTKLVTWVKSVVQDKREEYVIDSSLVDFPVEEANNVFSIALMCLEAEPTNRPTMAEVVKMLEQIKPEDIK, via the exons ATGTCAACAAATTATTTAGCCATCACATACCATACCTATTTCtcaactcaacaatcaacaaaaagCCACTATTTTCAAAAATCTTATCTTCAATTTCATAGTTTTGTTGCAGACGCCATCACCAAAAATCAGATGGGAAGTAACATTGCATTATACATCGCCATTTCTGTCGTTTTCTTCGCCATCTCGAAGATCGTCATGGCAGTCCTGTGCTACCGCCGCTGGAAACGAAGGCAAATGCACAATCAAGATAGTTTCCGAG GAGGGAAACTAGTGCTGTTCAGATCTCCCGGGATTAAACCGGATGTGTTTCTGAAGAAGACGATGAAGCTCAGCAACAAGGATATCATTGGATCAGGTGGCTTTGGGACGGTCTACAAGCTCATCATCGATGACTGCATACCTTTTGCTGTTAAGAGACTTAACAGACTAGGTGACGCAGCAGATCAAGATCGCGGCTTTCAGAGAGAGCTGGCGGCCATGGGAGACATCAAGCATCGGAATGTAGTTACCCTTCATGGTTACTACACTGCTCCTCACTATCATCTTCTCATCTACGACCTCATGCCTAATGGCAGTTTGGACGGACTGCTTCACG CAGTTGGAGCAGCGAGAGGGATAGCTTACCTCCACCACGATTGCATTCCTCACATCATACACCGGGATATCAAGTCAAGCAACATATTGCTGGATCATAACTTGGAGGCCCGCGTCTCTGATTTCGGACTAGCTACCCTGATGGAGCCGGACAAAACTCATGTTTCGACTTTGGTAGCAGGGACTTTCGGATACCTGGCTCCTG AATATTTCGATACGGGAAAAGCCACAGCAAAAGGAGATGTCTACAGTTTTGGAGTTGTATTGCTGGAGCTTCTAACAGGGAAAAAACCAACAGATGAGACATTCATTGAGGAGGGAACTAAGCTGGTCACCTGG GTAAAGTCAGTAGTGCAAGATAAGAGAGAAGAATATGTAATCGACAGCAGTTTGGTTGATTTTCCGGTTGAAGAAGCTAATAATGTATTTAGTATAGCACTGATGTGTCTCGAGGCAGAGCCAACCAACAGGCCTACTATGGCAGAAGTTGTGAAGATGCTAGAGCAGATAAAACCAGAAGATATCAAATAA
- the LOC121804990 gene encoding receptor-like serine/threonine-protein kinase At1g78530 isoform X4, which produces MSTNYLAITYHTYFSTQQSTKSHYFQKSYLQFHSFVADAITKNQMGSNIALYIAISVVFFAISKIVMAVLCYRRWKRRQMHNQDSFRGGKLVLFRSPGIKPDVFLKKTMKLSNKDIIGSGGFGTVYKLIIDDCIPFAVKRLNRLGDAADQDRGFQRELAAMGDIKHRNVVTLHGYYTAPHYHLLIYDLMPNGSLDGLLHVGAARGIAYLHHDCIPHIIHRDIKSSNILLDHNLEARVSDFGLATLMEPDKTHVSTLVAGTFGYLAPEYFDTGKATAKGDVYSFGVVLLELLTGKKPTDETFIEEGTKLVTWVKSVVQDKREEYVIDSSLVDFPVEEANNVFSIALMCLEAEPTNRPTMAEVVKMLEQIKPEDIK; this is translated from the exons ATGTCAACAAATTATTTAGCCATCACATACCATACCTATTTCtcaactcaacaatcaacaaaaagCCACTATTTTCAAAAATCTTATCTTCAATTTCATAGTTTTGTTGCAGACGCCATCACCAAAAATCAGATGGGAAGTAACATTGCATTATACATCGCCATTTCTGTCGTTTTCTTCGCCATCTCGAAGATCGTCATGGCAGTCCTGTGCTACCGCCGCTGGAAACGAAGGCAAATGCACAATCAAGATAGTTTCCGAG GAGGGAAACTAGTGCTGTTCAGATCTCCCGGGATTAAACCGGATGTGTTTCTGAAGAAGACGATGAAGCTCAGCAACAAGGATATCATTGGATCAGGTGGCTTTGGGACGGTCTACAAGCTCATCATCGATGACTGCATACCTTTTGCTGTTAAGAGACTTAACAGACTAGGTGACGCAGCAGATCAAGATCGCGGCTTTCAGAGAGAGCTGGCGGCCATGGGAGACATCAAGCATCGGAATGTAGTTACCCTTCATGGTTACTACACTGCTCCTCACTATCATCTTCTCATCTACGACCTCATGCCTAATGGCAGTTTGGACGGACTGCTTCACG TTGGAGCAGCGAGAGGGATAGCTTACCTCCACCACGATTGCATTCCTCACATCATACACCGGGATATCAAGTCAAGCAACATATTGCTGGATCATAACTTGGAGGCCCGCGTCTCTGATTTCGGACTAGCTACCCTGATGGAGCCGGACAAAACTCATGTTTCGACTTTGGTAGCAGGGACTTTCGGATACCTGGCTCCTG AATATTTCGATACGGGAAAAGCCACAGCAAAAGGAGATGTCTACAGTTTTGGAGTTGTATTGCTGGAGCTTCTAACAGGGAAAAAACCAACAGATGAGACATTCATTGAGGAGGGAACTAAGCTGGTCACCTGG GTAAAGTCAGTAGTGCAAGATAAGAGAGAAGAATATGTAATCGACAGCAGTTTGGTTGATTTTCCGGTTGAAGAAGCTAATAATGTATTTAGTATAGCACTGATGTGTCTCGAGGCAGAGCCAACCAACAGGCCTACTATGGCAGAAGTTGTGAAGATGCTAGAGCAGATAAAACCAGAAGATATCAAATAA
- the LOC121804990 gene encoding receptor-like serine/threonine-protein kinase At1g78530 isoform X2 → MSTNYLAITYHTYFSTQQSTKSHYFQKSYLQFHSFVADAITKNQMGSNIALYIAISVVFFAISKIVMAVLCYRRWKRRQMHNQDSFRGGKLVLFRSPGIKPDVFLKKTMKLSNKDIIGSGGFGTVYKLIIDDCIPFAVKRLNRLGDAADQDRGFQRELAAMGDIKHRNVVTLHGYYTAPHYHLLIYDLMPNGSLDGLLHGKSLNKMLLDWCTRYKIAVGAARGIAYLHHDCIPHIIHRDIKSSNILLDHNLEARVSDFGLATLMEPDKTHVSTLVAGTFGYLAPEYFDTGKATAKGDVYSFGVVLLELLTGKKPTDETFIEEGTKLVTWVKSVVQDKREEYVIDSSLVDFPVEEANNVFSIALMCLEAEPTNRPTMAEVVKMLEQIKPEDIK, encoded by the exons ATGTCAACAAATTATTTAGCCATCACATACCATACCTATTTCtcaactcaacaatcaacaaaaagCCACTATTTTCAAAAATCTTATCTTCAATTTCATAGTTTTGTTGCAGACGCCATCACCAAAAATCAGATGGGAAGTAACATTGCATTATACATCGCCATTTCTGTCGTTTTCTTCGCCATCTCGAAGATCGTCATGGCAGTCCTGTGCTACCGCCGCTGGAAACGAAGGCAAATGCACAATCAAGATAGTTTCCGAG GAGGGAAACTAGTGCTGTTCAGATCTCCCGGGATTAAACCGGATGTGTTTCTGAAGAAGACGATGAAGCTCAGCAACAAGGATATCATTGGATCAGGTGGCTTTGGGACGGTCTACAAGCTCATCATCGATGACTGCATACCTTTTGCTGTTAAGAGACTTAACAGACTAGGTGACGCAGCAGATCAAGATCGCGGCTTTCAGAGAGAGCTGGCGGCCATGGGAGACATCAAGCATCGGAATGTAGTTACCCTTCATGGTTACTACACTGCTCCTCACTATCATCTTCTCATCTACGACCTCATGCCTAATGGCAGTTTGGACGGACTGCTTCACG GAAAGTCGCTAAACAAGATGCTTCTTGATTGGTGTACGAGATACAAAATAGCAGTTGGAGCAGCGAGAGGGATAGCTTACCTCCACCACGATTGCATTCCTCACATCATACACCGGGATATCAAGTCAAGCAACATATTGCTGGATCATAACTTGGAGGCCCGCGTCTCTGATTTCGGACTAGCTACCCTGATGGAGCCGGACAAAACTCATGTTTCGACTTTGGTAGCAGGGACTTTCGGATACCTGGCTCCTG AATATTTCGATACGGGAAAAGCCACAGCAAAAGGAGATGTCTACAGTTTTGGAGTTGTATTGCTGGAGCTTCTAACAGGGAAAAAACCAACAGATGAGACATTCATTGAGGAGGGAACTAAGCTGGTCACCTGG GTAAAGTCAGTAGTGCAAGATAAGAGAGAAGAATATGTAATCGACAGCAGTTTGGTTGATTTTCCGGTTGAAGAAGCTAATAATGTATTTAGTATAGCACTGATGTGTCTCGAGGCAGAGCCAACCAACAGGCCTACTATGGCAGAAGTTGTGAAGATGCTAGAGCAGATAAAACCAGAAGATATCAAATAA